In Stomoxys calcitrans chromosome 2, idStoCalc2.1, whole genome shotgun sequence, the following proteins share a genomic window:
- the LOC106088467 gene encoding importin-9 gives MSLAFQNDAESVKQAIFEELQNLLSSESTVRISAEQHMKQLEFTEGYGVYLSELIMNQSFDLPLRQIACIMLTRYVENHWGELDEEGNPNESGSVATEQAKRTIRNILPNGLYDPNSKIRSSVAHAISAIAATEWPGVWTELFDIIIKCLGGNEDSIHGAMQILQDFSYDEKQIKELGPVVISEVYRIFESEQNYSIKTRTSAIRILKPLLMSISINIMDKQEQATMTNSILTNFMEKLMVYLSMDCGAASNFMLRTEIVKLLTYLVTEMPKYIQCYMDRILPVIWRLLTQVAETYVAVTVNQAEPSPFPPADNEEEDELNNFASMIIQIIEFVQCIIGAGKFRSTIKNVLTDLIYIMIVYIQVPVEQIEDWHEDPEKFVEDEDDGGVELTIRVSGQDVLVALNEELGSKALTALQEALGRHMNVAEAEKAAGNPNWWKIQEACMVAVHVFRDLILESEEKFELLNYLTLVRNWLNNQECPHLVGRALWTLSTYSKSKLYNPQMLEEILNVTLQSLQPDKAIVLKISAVRAIHGFVQAHEKSDGEKRALIQAKLPGFVDGILSLIPGCKSSVLGMLLEALTTIITFDPSFAAQAQTKIIPLTIAVFLKYPEDPFILETVQDVIKVLCQNPHCFQPLQEKFIPTIVSILGLHGEVANSAKQDIALDVLTTIVKYSQAPLPSALVDTAFPAMIQCVLRSDDQAVMVAGGECLRAFIFVSPEQICTYNNGEGLNYTMQLTTMLLNPMNNEMTAGQIGRLVITIITKMGNMLGENVDLLLKAVISKMQLVECLKVIMSLVVVFAHLFLTQMDAVLNFLSTVPGPTGEPAMQFVFNNWLPKQTSFFGTYERKVTTMALCKLFEYGVTTQDSRLTSITVKDLIVNDAANNTPRVKTRSQSHANHQWVTIPALVKMYKLLINELSHLKEASLDDYETDSEDDEDPSSGAGEKPTGSSPPKARFISDLYFNDDEDDNTDDDQLTQELLKDPLFQTNMEENLTKFLQNFSSSEHFPMFAGHLSEDEKTVLKSIQVEVP, from the exons ATGTCGTTGGCATTCCAAAATGATGCGGAGTCCGTGAAACAGGCTATTTTCGAGGAGCTGCAAAATTTGCTCAGCTCAGAATCCACCGTGAGAATTTCAGCTGAACAACACATGAAACAATTGGAGTTTACTGAAG GTTATGGCGTATATCTTTCCGAGCTGATTATGAATCAATCCTTCGATTTGCCCTTGAGACAAATTGCTTGCATCATGTTAACACGCTATGTAGAAAACCATTGGGGTGAATTGGATGAAGAGGGCAACCCTAATGAATCCGGCAGTGTGGCCACTGAACAAGCCAAACGCACTATTCGTAACATTCTACCAAATGGATTGTATGACCCCAATTCTAAAATACGCTCTTCGGTGGCACATGCCATTTCTGCTATTGCTGCAACCGAATGGCCTGGTGTTTGGACCGAACTGTTTGACATCATCATCAAATGTTTGGGTGGCAATGAGGACTCTATACATGGAGCTATGCAAATTCTGCAAGATTTTTCATATGATGAGAAACAAATAAAGGAACTGGGGCCAGTGGTTATATCAGAGGTCTATCGCATCTTCGAGTCTGAACAGAATTATTCCATAAAAACTCGAACATCGGCCATACGTATCTTGAAACCCCTGCTTATGTCCATAAGTATTAATATAATGGACAAACAGGAACAGGCTACAATGACCAACTCCATATTGACAAATTTTATGGAGAAATTAATGGTGTATTTATCCATGGACTGCGGAGCAGCTTCCAATTTCATGTTGCGTACGGAAATCGTAAAAC TTCTCACATATCTTGTAACTGAAATGCCCAAATATATACAATGCTATATGGATCGAATTTTACCTGTGATTTGGCGACTCTTGACACAAGTTGCTGAAACCTATGTTGCGGTGACCGTGAACCAAGCTGAACCAAGTCCCTTCCCCCCAGCTGACAACGAAGAAGAGGATGAGCTCAACAATTTCGCATCCATGATaatacaaattattgaatttgtaCAATGCATTATTGGTGCTGGCAAATTCCGCTCCACCATTAAGAATGttttaaccgatttgatttATATCATGATTGTTTACATACAAGTTCCTGTGGAACAAATTGAAGACTGGCACGAAGATCCCGAGAAATTTGTGGAAGACGAAGATGATGGTGGTGTAGAATTGACCATACGTGTGTCTGGCCAAGATGTTTTAGTG GCTTTGAATGAGGAATTAGGCTCCAAGGCTTTAACTGCCCTGCAAGAAGCTTTGGGACGTCACATGAATGTTGCCGAAGCTGAGAAGGCGGCCGGTAATCCAAATTGGTGGAAAATTCAAGAAGCATGTATGGTTGCCGTCCATGTTTTCCGTGATTTAATATTAGAATCTGAAGAAAAATTTGAATTGCTCAATTATTTGACGCTGGTGCGTAATTGGCTCAATAACCAAGAGTGTCCACATTTAGTAGGACGAGCTTTGTGGACTTTAAGCACatattcaaaatcgaaattatATAATCCTCAAATGTTGGAGGAGATCTTAAATGTCACATTGCAAAGTTTGCAGCCCGACAAGGCGATTGTACTGAAGATAAGCGCTGTAAG agctaTTCACGGTTTCGTGCAGGCCCATGAAAAATCCGATGGCGAAAAACGTGCTTTGATTCAAGCAAAATTACCCGGTTTTGTCGATGGTATTCTCTCTTTAATACCAGGCTGTAAAAGCTCGGTATTGGGCAtgcttctagaagctttaactaCTATAATAACA TTTGATCCTTCGTTTGCTGCTCAGGCCCAAACCAAAATAATTCCATTGACCATTGCAGTATTTTTAAAGTATCCCGAAGATCCTTTCATTTTGGAAACTGTACAGGATGTAATCAAGGTTCTTTGCCAGAATCCTCACTGTTTCCAGCCTTTACAAGAGAAATTCATACCAACAATTGTTAGCATTTTGGGCTTGCACGGCGAAGTGGCCAATTCGGCAAAGCAGGATATTGCCCTCGACGTTCTTACCACGATTGTTAAATATTCTCAAGCTCCTTTACCATCAGCTTTGGTAGACACCGCTTTTCCAGCAATGATCCAATGTGTATTGCGTTCTGATGATCAAGCCGTCATGGTAGCCGGTGGCGAATGTCTCAGGGCCTTTATTTTCGTTTCGCCCGAGCAGATTTGCACCTACAACAATGGTGAAGGTCTCAACTACACAATGCAATTGACCACCATGTTATTGAATCCCATGAACAACGAGATGACTGCTGGCCAGATAGGTCGTTTGGTCATAACCATCATTACGAAAATGGGTAATATGTTGGGCGAAAATGTCGATTTACTTTTGAAAGCTGTCATTAGCAAAATGCAGCTGGTCGAGTGTTTAAAGGTTATTATGAGTCTTGTGGTGGTCTTTGCCCATTTGTTCCTAACACAAATGGATGCTGTGTTGAATTTCCTTTCTACAGTTCCGGGACCTACTGGAGAGCCAGCCATGCAGTTTGTCTTCAATAATTGGTTGCCCAAACAAACCTCATTCTTTGGCACCTACGAGCGTAAAGTTACCACCATGGCTCTGTGCAAACTTTTTGAGTATGGCGTTACAACACAAGACAGTCGTTTAACTTCCATTACTGTCAAAGATTTGATTGTCAATGATGCTGCCAATAATACACCTCGTGTCAAAACTCGTTCCCAGTCCCATGCCAATCATCAATGGGTTACCATACCGGCATTGGTAAAAATGTATAAATTACTCATTAACGAACTTAGCCATCTCAAAGAGGCTAGTCTTGATGATTATGAGACGGACTCCGAAGATGACGAGGATCCCTCATCGGGAGCTGGTGAAAAACCTACTGGCAGTTCTCCACCCAAAGCACGTTTTATTTCCGATTTGTATTTCAACGATGATGAAGATGACAACACCGATGATGATCAACTAACACAAGAGCTTTTAAAAGATCCCCTATTCCAAACGAATATGGAAGAAAATCTCACAAAATTCTTGCAAAACTTTTCAAGTAGCGAACATTTTCCCATGTTTGCCGGTCACTTATCAGAAGATGAGAAGACCGTCTTAAAATCCATACAAGTGGAGGTTCCTTAA